gatgttcatgtcagtccaggatttttctctatatagtggacttcagtggtggccaacgggttgaacgtccaaattgcagtttcagtgcaacttcaaagggctctacatgatcccagctgaggaataagggtaaaaatacaaaattatatactgtttaacaacaaatgcttgtcttgcactagctcgcactcacgcattacgtagtcacgtaACGTGCGATGTAGTGTttgcaaagcgaacatgcaaagaaagacaaccatcctttacaaaaaaggtgaaacagtaatgttggacgattttgaagttgggggagaaaatgagaccTACCCTACTTTTTCGAACCGGAGTACACAGTCGAAGAACTAACCAACCAACCATAAGTTTTCCAACGCGATTACACATTGCATTAAGATGCGCATTGCACAGCTAGTGCAAgtcgagcatttgtggttaaaaagtatatacattttttttattgtttgaagaaaatgtcagattttttcactagataaaacccttattcatCGTCTGGGATCGTGTGGAACctcttgaagctgcattgaaactgcaatttggatcttcagcctgttggccaccattaaagtccactatatggagaaaattcctggaatgtttttttttttttcaaaaaaaaaaatctttgcgactgaataaagaaagacataaacatcttgaatgacatagggctgagtaaatgatcaggtaATCTTTATTCTGGTTTAAAATAGATGCATTGAGTCAGATATCTCAACTGGGACACATTTAGCATTATTGTAATGTACATCCAAAAAGTAGTCAGGGAAGAGTTATTTGTTTCAGTAgtcattttttgataattatttagGTTTGGATCATATCTCATTGTTTACCATCTTGTTGTCAGACAGGCTTGCTAATTCGAGATGAAGACAGAATCCTAAGTGTTGTTTGATTCTGACATgtttgcctttatttttaaggacaTTTCAGTTGGGAGAAGTACCTGAAAGAAACAGGGGCAGTCGCTGCTCCTCCTCACTGCTTCAGACAGGTGAGTCTTTTCATGCACTCATGCAAATGTGGAACACGTCAGTATTACGGACCATTTATAAATGTCATTGCACTTCCACgttaagaaaaaagaaaaatcctcATTCTCAGAGCACAACCCCACCGGTGAATGAGTTTAAGGCTGGTATGAAGCTAGAAGCTCAGGATCCTAGAAACACTACATCCACCTGCATCGCTACCGTGGTGGGCCTGACGGGCTCCCGACTCCGCCTGCGACTGGACGGTAGCGACAACAAGAACGATTTCTGGCGCCTAGTGGACTCCTCAGAAATCCAGCCCATTGGGAACTGCGAGAAGAACGGAGGCATGCTGCAGCCGCCACTAGGTGAGAAAGAGAATGCATTACTCAACTCAGTTGGAAATAATCGGCAACTTATAAAAATGTGCTTTGATAAAATTGGACTGATAATTGACCATGAATGTTCTGTGTTCTTCTCTAGGGTTTCGTCTGAATGCATCATCATGGcccatgtttttattaaaaacactcaACGGAGCAGAAATGGCTCCAGCACGAATCTTTCACAAGGTATCTGtcacaaacagaaacaaacaaacacaatatagtttaaagactattttagCATGTTCTGGTCATTTGATGCTAAAAGAAGCAAAGAGTATAACTTTACCTTGCATCTCTTTACTTTTTGTGTGATATGTTTCACTTACTTTTCCCTTCATCTCTTTGGCCCTTCAGCAAGAGCCACCTGCCCCGgagcaaaactgttttcaggTGGGGATGAAGCTGGAGGCAGTGGACAGGAAGAATCCTCACTTCATCTGTCCTGCCACAGTGGGCGCGCTGCGGGGCGTTGAGGTTCTGATCACCTTTGACGGCTGGCGGGGCGCTTTTGATTACTACTGCCGCTACGATTCCAGAGACATCTTCCCAGTCGGCTGGTGCGCGCTCACCGGAGACAACCTACAGCCACCAGGCACTAAAGGTGTGGATTATTCAGTATGAATTCAGATTTTCTCATTCTGACAAGTTTACATCAGCATTCATGCACAGGGGAGGATGGAGGTAAGGTGTACAAGAATGGAAGACATGAAATAAAGACAGGGCTCCAGGGTGCTCATTCGaactaatcaaatgaatgatatgattcagtaaagtattttttttagttattcaaatcatttaatatttctgtattcaaaatgttatattcaaaacattaatctcaacatgaatttatgaatttgattgcactcatgccacctctgagccttattaaacattaaaatacacctacaagccacttttgtgttcttctatgccacctctgtagtacaaattaattttaatactgaattcatttgattggtaacttatatatattctatattctacttgttaatattctgttttaattagaaattttaaaaagctttaaaaatataatttctaaaaaatgttctaatttctataaaaaaagatgacatacttttaataaagttagaaaaatgccattacaaaggtaaaaacaaaattcccttgtaaatcactttaaagaGTCACATATCatctcgtaatgggaaggctaactttttatcagatttttttgattattgattagaaggtgctcctaaaatttggactgctcctaaattttttaagttaggagcagaagtgctcctaaaaagaaaagtaagcgtagagccctaaGCCAGTGCTAAATTCACAACTGTAcgaatgtttggggtcagtaagtgaaaaatgtatcagacaaaaatacaacacaactgttttcaacattgataataaaaaacagtaattttgagcagtaaatcagcatattaaatgatttctgaaggatcacgtggcACTGAGCATCAAAGACTTTAGTAATGCTGCTGCTGAATAGAAATGAATtcaattttttaatagtttttggtaataatatttcataaaattactgttttatcaaataaatgtagccttggggggggaaaaaacattttttgggtgaactatccctttaagttgaATTTGTGACATAATGTAAAGCCCTTTATGCGATTTACATTTATGTGCATATGTGTATCTGTAAAAACTTACAATAGTCAGGTAAGTTTAATTCAGTGGGAAATAGACCATTTTACTTTAACAATGCAAATGTGACACCACAGATGTAGAGAAAgaataaactaaacaaaaagaaGAGACAAAAAATGTCTGGGTGGAGAAATGGAAAATATAGAGGGAATAACACAAATAAGCAGTTTTTTAATGAGATAATCCAACCAatgttgagtaaatgatgacagaattttcatttttgggtgaactattcctttaagcaatAAAAGCATTTGATCTGAGAGAACTTGGGGATTTTGGCATCCACCCAGCTGGCATGGCTGCAAACCCTGTGCCCAATAGCAGGCCTTGCAATAAAGAGCTGGTGTGCCTGTTTGAGTGGGATGAGAAGAGGGTTAAAGAGACAATGCAAGGCCAGCAAGTTTGGCAGAGGAAGACAAACCTTTTCAGGCCTCTAAACACACACTAAACTTCACAGCTGGTTGGGGTAAGCATGTTGTTATGGTGTTTTATTTGTGAGCGTCTTTATGTTTGAAGGAACTTGGGAAAATGTGTAAACGTTCAGTCTGGGAAAGAGCCAAAACAAACTCCACTGGTTCGTGCATGAAAGACTTTCAGGGTTAATAGTACTAGAAAGACTGTTTCGGCAGAGTTGAAGGCTTTAGAGAGCAGATCGAAACTAAAGGGCAGGAAGGAAGTGAATTGACTGAGAAAAAAGGATGCCACAAATTGACACACGCTGCAAGATCAAGAGCAGACCCTCGCTCAGTGAGGTCGCACAGTCTTCATTTCTCTGAGTTGGATGAATGCAAACTGCAATCATGGCCTTGCTAACAGGTCTGTAAACTTTGAAGTGTGCTTGTTTGTGATTGCTGTCTTTTGCTTGAGTTTGATCATTTAATTCTACTGGTGCTATTGgcttactttattttttctgttgacGAGGAATTTTGATAAATGTTCAATGTGCTTACAGCTGCAAACATTTCATTCACtcaagctttttttgtttttaagtatcTCAATTGAATTCAGATTTGTGGATCTCTTTCTTTCGCCGTCTTTCATTCTGTCTTCTCTTCCTCTTTTCTTGTGCACTCTCTCTCTcgcattttcttttcatttctgtaGCACTTCAGAGGCCACTAGCACTAAAAATGTGTAACACAACTCATTTCTTTGTTACGATGGCTCAAAGAAAAATGGGTCAGCTCTGCACACAAAGCTTGCCTTTCTTGTCTTCTTCTGCTATGTTTGTTCCTGCATGTTGTGGTATATTGCCCTATTTAAGCTGTATTTTCTTTCCCTCTGTTTTTTTGCAGTTGGGTTACCAAAAACGCTAGGTGCACTTGGTGCCCTACCAGAGGGTGGCATAGAGGGGACAGGCATGCCACCTACGCCAGGCAGACCCCCACCGCAGAAGAAACGTAAACCTGGCCGCAAGAAAGCCAAACTGCCTGGGCCTTGGGGTCAGAAAGGAACACTTGGTTCCCAGACAAGCCAGCCTGAAAAAGAACTGGAATCTATTAAAATCCCGAAGAAACGAGGCCCCAAACCAGGAAGCAAGGTATAACTATATTTAGAGTATTCTGATTAATTGCAGGTGGGTCGTGGGTAGATGATATAGATGATTAATGATGCAAATAGAACTATGTTCTCTAaaatgtgaatgtattttaaaatttatcttttttttatcagacAGGCTcaacttatttcatttttgtgtgtgcgtgcgtaAACGTGACATACCAGTTAAAGTTTAAAGTacggctgtcaaatgattaatcgcaattaatcgcatccaaaataaaagtatgtttatagtatatttacatactatatgtgtgtactatgtatatttattacgaatatataaatgcacacacatgtatgtatatatttaagaaatgttatatttacatacaaaataCTTTTAGTTGTACatcatataaattgtatataaacataaatattttttaaaatatataaatgtatacgtgtgtatttatacagtatatatgtaacaaatatacacagtacacacacacacacatattatgtaaccaaacttttattttggatgcgattaatcatatttaaaaaagggagtaaaacatatttttatgctATTAAGAAAGTGTAGGCTAATCTGGCTGTTTAATTTTTGGGGTTCTACCATGGGTTAGTTAGCTAAATGGTTGTTTTATTGTCCTACTTTCTTGTGCTGTAGCCTACAGGCAAAGTTAATATACTTCTAGTGATGAATGACAAGGATGAAAGATTTGTAGCTGATTTTTAGTCGTTTAAAATACATCCTCAATTATATAATTGGGCAGGCGTCCGTCAAAAATAGACTAGTCACCTATCTTTAGCAAAGCAGCGCAGAGAGACTCAAGCATTGTCTAGAGTGGCCATGGTCGGCTTGGAGCCATAATGCGCCGCAGACTTGTGCAGTGATGAGCAGATCAGCTCTAATGTCACtgaatctgctgttaaaaatgaactgTTCGTTCACCATAttatcatgcaaaactaagaattagaattgttgtAATATGACAATCGAGTGATTTGGGGCGGATttcaaaatcaaagaaaaatatgtgaccctagaccacaaaaccataatgGTCATaatggccttttttttttttttttaaattgagatgtatacatcatctgcaagctgaataaatacgcttgttatgataggacaatatttggccaagatacaactttttaaaaaaaaaaaaactggaatctgagggtgcaaaaaatcaaaatattgagaaaattgcctttaaagttgtcaaaatgaagttcttagcaatgcatattactaatcaaaaattaggttttgatatatttacggtaggaaatttacaaaatatcttcatgaaactgaaaaattataattttgaccaatcctatgtatttttgactattgctacaaaaatacctgtgctacctaagactggttttgtggtccagggtcacgtatagGTGCGGGAGGGTGGCAGGTGAATAACTTATTTGAAGCGGTGGATTCGGGTGAAGTTTGAGCTGTTTTGCGCCTTTAATGTGTATCATTAGGGTCTAAAATTTTACTGAGAAATCCTTGTCGCATAAACCGGAGGGACATACTattaaatacattgtatttgATCATCTCAATCATTCAGATTCTTTTAAAACGTGATGGCTGACAAGCCTCAGATTTGCTCAGAAATCATTTTCTGGTTAAGGTTACATCAGGGATGCCCTATTGTGCCCTTTTGTAGGGATTTGATACCTAGGTTTCCTTTATGCAAAGTTAGGCGCTGttcaaacaaaacacttttttgcattccactgcactgcttttccattgctttatgtttagtttagttttttaaagtaaacgtGCTACACGGATGACGACCATGGCTTTCGCGTATCACACGACATGCATTCTAAAAACCCAGCGCTGAAGTTGAAAGAAGTTctgtaaaaaactttttttctttagacttttttcttttttcttttttttcttttgatagtTTTTCAGTCTACTAAACCGTAcctcaatttttaaaatgcaaaaacgcATTCTGgtgctttaaaaaattaagacaTAAAACAACATCATATTAGCTAGCTGTGGTTGTATCCACCAGTAACAGCACACTGGGTAAATACGATGTTTAATATGCTTTGCGTGAAtgagatacagatacagatgcAATCGGTAGACAGTAACCTATCCATTTAGTTTTGCTGGGTTAATAAGACGAATGCTGgcttgttaaaaatgtttaaggTTAATCAGATTTTAATGTATCCACTTGCAGTTTGaatgtgttatatatttatatttatgttatattttagcTAAGCTGGGCCAAGAGGACAGCGTGGCTTGAAGAAACAATTGGAGGTCCTGGTAGACCTATCAGCAAACCCAGAGGCAAACTGCCAGCCAACTGGCCTCCGAAAGTGCAGCAGAACCCAACAGATCCCATCAAGGCCCCAAGAAAGAGAGGCCCCAAACCTGGCAGCAAGGTGCAACTCTTTAGCAGACGTCAAAGTGATAATTACAAGGCATCATTATTTATGCAAATTCCTCCTGactgtgtttatttgtataCAGAGAAAAGCACGAATGGGACCCAACCCTATGCCCACCTCCCCAAGCAGTAGCACTCCAGAGCCAGACACCAGCTCAGTACCACTGGACAACGCCACCATTCCCAGCTCTGCATTACAGGCCCCCACAGGTACTCCAAGTGTTTAACATCTTTACAGATATTTCAGTTCTTATGAAGCGTTTTTGCTAACAACCTCCCTGCAATTATTTGTGTGTCTCAGTATGTGTGTACCTGAATAAGTACGGGAAAGTGGGTCCCCATCTGGATGCACGCCGTATACAGTCACTGCCAGATCACTTTGGGCCAGGCCGAGCTTCCTCTGTGCTGCAGCAGTGTGTTCAGGCCTGTGTTGACTGCGCACATAACCAGAGCTCAGTCTTTTCCTGTCTTAAACCAGGCCATGGAGGAGAGCTCATATCAGGTCAGAATGCACAGGCCCACAAAGCTAATAAAAAAAGAGCCTCAAAAGCCCTATTTTGGCAACTTTTTAGAGTTGCATAGTTTGGGGAAAATATCTAATTGCAATTTTCCTGCAGTAACAAATAGATTTTCAAATGCAATTAAAAGTTTAGTGAGCATAGAATAACAGTGACCCCTGAATTTTACCCATTTGACTTTTACAGCCTATTTTGAGCAGCAGCACCACACTCTAACACTGCCGGCAGTGAACAGTGTGACATACGTGCTGCGCTTCCTGGAGAAACTGTGTCACAACCTGCAC
The sequence above is drawn from the Labeo rohita strain BAU-BD-2019 chromosome 16, IGBB_LRoh.1.0, whole genome shotgun sequence genome and encodes:
- the LOC127178722 gene encoding polycomb protein SCMH1 isoform X3, coding for MKLEAQDPRNTTSTCIATVVGLTGSRLRLRLDGSDNKNDFWRLVDSSEIQPIGNCEKNGGMLQPPLGFRLNASSWPMFLLKTLNGAEMAPARIFHKQEPPAPEQNCFQVGMKLEAVDRKNPHFICPATVGALRGVEVLITFDGWRGAFDYYCRYDSRDIFPVGWCALTGDNLQPPGTKVGLPKTLGALGALPEGGIEGTGMPPTPGRPPPQKKRKPGRKKAKLPGPWGQKGTLGSQTSQPEKELESIKIPKKRGPKPGSKLSWAKRTAWLEETIGGPGRPISKPRGKLPANWPPKVQQNPTDPIKAPRKRGPKPGSKRKARMGPNPMPTSPSSSTPEPDTSSVPLDNATIPSSALQAPTVCVYLNKYGKVGPHLDARRIQSLPDHFGPGRASSVLQQCVQACVDCAHNQSSVFSCLKPGHGGELISAYFEQQHHTLTLPAVNSVTYVLRFLEKLCHNLHCDPLFGSQPVPVGGVHYDNRTYTERRNFAESLSSGPGRGTKRFLQHDVYNSNSVPHKIAKNHRLSSEEPFLMENGVGSSEVFEKTPLSPGHGLAMRSLSQSSSSSGKLHRLGSTGSERFLSSRESPRPSGQDPNLWTVEDVMQFIRDIDPQLGPHADLFRKHEIDGKALLLLRSDVMMKYMGLKLGPALKLTFHIDRLKQGR
- the LOC127178722 gene encoding polycomb protein SCMH1 isoform X2, whose amino-acid sequence is MKKPVPQKAIEWKDGKRIKHARSGRPSRVPSQYQGHFSWEKYLKETGAVAAPPHCFRQSTTPPVNEFKAGMKLEAQDPRNTTSTCIATVVGLTGSRLRLRLDGSDNKNDFWRLVDSSEIQPIGNCEKNGGMLQPPLGFRLNASSWPMFLLKTLNGAEMAPARIFHKQEPPAPEQNCFQVGMKLEAVDRKNPHFICPATVGALRGVEVLITFDGWRGAFDYYCRYDSRDIFPVGWCALTGDNLQPPGTKVGLPKTLGALGALPEGGIEGTGMPPTPGRPPPQKKRKPGRKKAKLPGPWGQKGTLGSQTSQPEKELESIKIPKKRGPKPGSKLSWAKRTAWLEETIGGPGRPISKPRGKLPANWPPKVQQNPTDPIKAPRKRGPKPGSKRKARMGPNPMPTSPSSSTPEPDTSSVPLDNATIPSSALQAPTVCVYLNKYGKVGPHLDARRIQSLPDHFGPGRASSVLQQCVQACVDCAHNQSSVFSCLKPGHGGELISAYFEQQHHTLTLPAVNSVTYVLRFLEKLCHNLHCDPLFGSQPVPVGGVHYDNRTYTERRNFAESLSSGPGRGTKRFLQHDVYNSNSVPHKIAKNHRLSSEEPFLMENGVGSSEVFEKTPLSPGHGLAMRSLSQSSSSSGKLHRLGSTGSERFLSSRESPRPSGQDPNLWTVEDVMQFIRDIDPQLGPHADLFRKHEIDGKALLLLRSDVMMKYMGLKLGPALKLTFHIDRLKQGR
- the LOC127178722 gene encoding polycomb protein SCMH1 isoform X1, with the translated sequence MKKPVPQKVAIEWKDGKRIKHARSGRPSRVPSQYQGHFSWEKYLKETGAVAAPPHCFRQSTTPPVNEFKAGMKLEAQDPRNTTSTCIATVVGLTGSRLRLRLDGSDNKNDFWRLVDSSEIQPIGNCEKNGGMLQPPLGFRLNASSWPMFLLKTLNGAEMAPARIFHKQEPPAPEQNCFQVGMKLEAVDRKNPHFICPATVGALRGVEVLITFDGWRGAFDYYCRYDSRDIFPVGWCALTGDNLQPPGTKVGLPKTLGALGALPEGGIEGTGMPPTPGRPPPQKKRKPGRKKAKLPGPWGQKGTLGSQTSQPEKELESIKIPKKRGPKPGSKLSWAKRTAWLEETIGGPGRPISKPRGKLPANWPPKVQQNPTDPIKAPRKRGPKPGSKRKARMGPNPMPTSPSSSTPEPDTSSVPLDNATIPSSALQAPTVCVYLNKYGKVGPHLDARRIQSLPDHFGPGRASSVLQQCVQACVDCAHNQSSVFSCLKPGHGGELISAYFEQQHHTLTLPAVNSVTYVLRFLEKLCHNLHCDPLFGSQPVPVGGVHYDNRTYTERRNFAESLSSGPGRGTKRFLQHDVYNSNSVPHKIAKNHRLSSEEPFLMENGVGSSEVFEKTPLSPGHGLAMRSLSQSSSSSGKLHRLGSTGSERFLSSRESPRPSGQDPNLWTVEDVMQFIRDIDPQLGPHADLFRKHEIDGKALLLLRSDVMMKYMGLKLGPALKLTFHIDRLKQGR